A genomic region of Candidatus Stoquefichus sp. SB1 contains the following coding sequences:
- a CDS encoding helix-turn-helix domain-containing protein — protein MHSLLTKREKEIFTLLTKSQSTRQIADSLCISEKTVRNHISNVIQKLGVDSRIQAVLELIKMKEIDF, from the coding sequence ATGCATTCCTTATTAACCAAAAGAGAAAAAGAGATTTTTACATTATTGACAAAAAGTCAATCAACAAGACAGATTGCTGACAGTTTATGTATTAGTGAAAAAACAGTGAGAAATCATATTTCTAATGTCATACAAAAATTAGGTGTTGATTCAAGAATACAGGCTGTTTTGGAATTGATTAAGATGAAAGAAATTGATTTCTAG
- a CDS encoding M15 family metallopeptidase, protein MKLKTWHLFLVIIILFGCSFYVVNLNFDKFYRVNGINNDNRVFIEKYLDEDEQAYLIENQIPIDQFIEYIEYDDFYLENYQYYNYLKDTKRYPKTADILEIGNSLSTRLTYLFKERALNEAKLLIDKTLEMTFLNEENFRFDYIDIYEYLKPLYNQNDYSYVQDSEFYITKLQQMGIDDNNQLKDVMKMLTTAYNQKSLKNLLTVELPERVQIVFNPYELSTLVDNRHYIGNYEPSGLLLTQDIPRVRYAMYLQSDAYSALLKMYEALSQNYSGFLLREAYQSPQTLSSQEVGYNEYQLGLTICVTQSQKAYKDFETTEMSRWLQEHAYEYGFILRYPQGKASVTNHAYDAHVYRYVGKSLAKSLHDSQMTLEEYQTQ, encoded by the coding sequence ATGAAATTGAAAACATGGCATTTGTTTTTGGTTATTATTATCTTATTTGGTTGCTCTTTTTATGTTGTTAATTTGAATTTTGATAAGTTTTATCGCGTTAATGGTATTAATAATGATAATCGTGTTTTTATTGAAAAATATTTAGATGAAGATGAACAGGCTTATTTGATAGAAAATCAAATTCCTATTGATCAATTTATTGAATACATAGAATATGATGATTTTTATTTAGAAAATTATCAATATTACAATTATCTTAAAGATACAAAACGTTATCCAAAGACAGCTGATATATTAGAAATTGGGAATAGTCTTTCTACACGTTTAACATATTTGTTTAAAGAACGTGCTTTAAATGAAGCTAAGCTTTTAATTGATAAAACATTAGAAATGACTTTTTTAAATGAAGAAAATTTTCGTTTTGATTATATAGATATTTATGAATATTTAAAACCTTTATATAATCAGAATGATTATTCATATGTTCAAGATAGTGAATTTTATATAACAAAACTTCAGCAGATGGGAATAGACGATAATAATCAGTTGAAAGATGTTATGAAAATGTTAACAACAGCTTATAATCAAAAGAGTTTAAAGAATTTATTAACAGTAGAATTACCAGAACGTGTACAGATTGTTTTTAATCCTTATGAATTATCAACTTTAGTGGATAATCGACATTATATAGGTAATTATGAACCAAGTGGTTTATTATTAACCCAAGATATTCCAAGGGTGAGATATGCAATGTATTTACAAAGTGATGCATATAGTGCATTATTAAAGATGTATGAAGCATTAAGTCAAAATTATAGTGGCTTTTTGTTGAGGGAGGCTTATCAGTCACCACAAACATTATCATCTCAAGAAGTAGGATATAATGAATATCAGTTAGGGTTAACAATATGTGTAACTCAATCACAGAAGGCTTATAAAGATTTTGAAACAACAGAAATGTCACGCTGGTTACAGGAGCATGCATATGAGTATGGGTTTATTCTGCGATATCCGCAGGGGAAAGCATCCGTTACAAATCATGCTTATGATGCCCATGTTTATCGCTATGTGGGTAAAAGTCTAGCAAAATCGCTACATGATTCTCAGATGACATTAGAAGAATATCAAACGCAATAA
- a CDS encoding deoxycytidylate deaminase, whose protein sequence is MSKVISWDQYFMGIAKLSAYRSKDPNTQVGACIVTPEHKIVGVGYNGLPWGCEDNEFPWANRDGDMYDTKYPYVVHAELNAILNSTQKLHGCRIYVSLFPCHECVKAIIQSGIQEIVYEDDKYSDTPSDKAAKRMLNAAGVRYTKMEKFDIEIK, encoded by the coding sequence ATGTCTAAAGTCATTAGTTGGGATCAGTATTTTATGGGAATTGCGAAGTTATCAGCGTATCGTTCTAAAGATCCAAATACTCAAGTTGGTGCATGTATTGTAACACCAGAACATAAAATTGTTGGTGTAGGATATAATGGACTGCCTTGGGGTTGTGAAGATAATGAGTTTCCATGGGCAAATAGAGATGGTGATATGTATGATACCAAATATCCTTATGTTGTTCATGCTGAATTAAATGCCATCTTAAATAGTACTCAAAAACTACATGGATGTCGTATTTATGTATCTTTATTTCCTTGTCACGAATGTGTAAAAGCAATTATTCAAAGTGGAATACAGGAAATTGTTTATGAAGATGATAAATATAGTGATACACCTAGTGATAAAGCAGCAAAACGTATGTTGAATGCGGCTGGAGTACGTTATACAAAAATGGAAAAATTTGATATTGAAATCAAATAG
- the uvrC gene encoding excinuclease ABC subunit UvrC: protein MNELIKNKLSLLPATPGCYLMKDKEGTIIYVGKAKKLKNRVHSYFVGAHNYKTTKLVSEIVDFEYIVTDSEKEALLLEINLIKDYAPKYNIMFMDNTYYPYIQMTNEEHPRLKIVRNAKEKKAKHFGPFPDATAARETYKLLDRLYPLRKCNHIPKKPCLYYSLNQCLAPCINDVDPEVYTDMKKSITKLLNGDIKEKVVELTEKMNKASEELNFEQAKEYRDLISHIRYVTAKQHVQFNDQVDRDILGYYVDHGYLSIQLFFMRNGKLLSRDLNLVPISENVEDDLQQFIVSFYQNNTLPKEILLPQDIDDDVLKEILDCKIIKPQKGNKYSLVQMAIENAKESLEKKFQLIQKNEASTIGAMQQLGELLHIKTPHVIELFDNSNIQGAYAVAGMVCFKDGVPSKKDYRKFKIKTVEGPDDYGSMREVIYRRYYRVLMEGLTPPDMIIVDGGLGQIHAAKEIIDSLNLPIVICGLAKDDKHSTAMLLDSEGKTIPIHPKSELFFLLTRMQDEVHRYAISFHKNVRSKSLFSSLLDDIEGIGPKRKKQLLNRFKSVKKMKEAPIEELMEILPEKVAEELYQSLHNDTNA, encoded by the coding sequence ATGAATGAACTTATAAAAAATAAACTCTCTTTATTACCAGCGACACCGGGCTGTTATTTAATGAAAGATAAAGAGGGGACAATTATTTATGTTGGTAAAGCTAAAAAATTAAAGAACCGTGTCCATTCTTATTTTGTTGGTGCACATAATTATAAAACAACAAAATTGGTTAGTGAAATTGTTGATTTTGAATATATTGTTACTGATAGTGAAAAAGAAGCATTACTTTTAGAAATTAATTTAATTAAAGATTATGCACCTAAATACAATATTATGTTTATGGATAATACATATTATCCATATATACAAATGACCAATGAAGAACACCCACGACTTAAAATAGTTCGTAATGCAAAAGAAAAGAAGGCAAAGCATTTTGGACCGTTTCCAGATGCAACTGCTGCTAGAGAAACATACAAATTATTAGATCGTCTTTATCCATTAAGAAAATGTAATCATATTCCTAAAAAACCTTGTCTCTATTATTCTTTAAATCAATGTTTGGCACCATGTATTAATGACGTTGATCCTGAAGTTTATACAGATATGAAAAAATCAATTACAAAATTATTGAATGGTGATATTAAGGAAAAAGTAGTTGAATTAACTGAAAAAATGAATAAAGCAAGTGAGGAATTAAATTTTGAACAAGCGAAGGAATATCGAGATTTGATTTCACATATTCGTTATGTGACTGCCAAGCAGCATGTCCAATTTAATGATCAGGTTGATCGTGATATTTTAGGTTATTATGTTGATCATGGATATTTAAGTATTCAATTGTTTTTTATGCGCAATGGAAAACTTCTATCACGTGATTTGAACTTAGTTCCCATTAGTGAAAATGTTGAAGATGACTTACAGCAATTTATTGTTAGTTTTTATCAGAATAATACTTTGCCTAAAGAAATTCTTTTACCACAGGATATTGATGATGATGTTTTAAAAGAAATTTTAGATTGTAAAATTATCAAACCACAAAAGGGAAATAAGTATTCATTAGTCCAAATGGCTATTGAAAATGCAAAAGAGTCATTAGAAAAAAAATTCCAGCTTATTCAAAAAAATGAAGCATCCACAATAGGGGCTATGCAGCAATTAGGAGAATTATTGCATATCAAAACACCACATGTTATTGAATTGTTTGATAATTCCAATATTCAAGGGGCATATGCAGTTGCTGGAATGGTATGCTTTAAAGATGGCGTTCCTTCAAAAAAAGACTATCGTAAATTTAAGATTAAGACAGTAGAGGGACCGGATGATTATGGAAGTATGCGTGAGGTTATTTATCGACGTTATTATCGAGTGTTAATGGAAGGTTTAACACCACCAGATATGATTATTGTCGATGGAGGATTGGGACAAATTCATGCAGCTAAAGAGATTATTGATTCATTAAATTTACCTATTGTTATTTGTGGTTTAGCAAAAGATGATAAGCATTCAACAGCAATGTTGTTAGATAGTGAAGGGAAAACCATTCCAATACATCCTAAAAGTGAATTATTTTTCTTATTAACAAGAATGCAAGATGAAGTCCATCGATATGCGATTAGTTTCCATAAAAATGTTCGTTCTAAATCATTGTTTTCATCATTATTGGATGATATTGAAGGAATTGGTCCTAAACGTAAAAAACAACTTTTAAATCGATTTAAAAGTGTAAAAAAAATGAAAGAAGCACCAATTGAAGAATTGATGGAAATATTGCCAGAAAAAGTGGCTGAAGAACTTTATCAATCTTTACACAATGATACGAACGCTTAG
- a CDS encoding metallophosphoesterase family protein, translated as MKKIVVMSDNHGDDRMLEYVRECEPHADYYIHCGDSEAYHKEMLSGYICVKGNNDWALDLPQEAHLVIEDMPIIITHGQHFSMFNRELAMHDFLTRNHCQLLLFGHTHMPLFQREGDYYYINPGSTSLPRGGSDRSYAVVTIDQQQVTCEFKKIEL; from the coding sequence ATGAAAAAAATAGTTGTAATGTCAGATAATCATGGCGATGATAGAATGTTAGAATATGTTAGAGAATGTGAACCACATGCTGATTATTATATCCATTGTGGAGATAGTGAAGCATATCATAAAGAAATGCTGAGTGGATATATTTGTGTAAAAGGGAATAATGATTGGGCTCTAGATTTACCTCAAGAAGCTCATTTAGTAATTGAAGATATGCCAATTATCATTACGCATGGACAGCACTTTAGTATGTTTAATCGCGAATTAGCAATGCATGATTTTTTAACGAGAAATCATTGTCAATTATTGCTTTTTGGTCATACCCATATGCCTTTGTTTCAAAGAGAAGGGGACTATTATTATATTAACCCTGGTTCAACATCTTTACCACGTGGTGGAAGTGATAGAAGCTATGCAGTTGTGACAATTGATCAGCAACAGGTTACATGTGAATTTAAAAAAATTGAGTTATAA
- a CDS encoding endonuclease MutS2 yields the protein MKTIYETLEMNEIKHQIQNYCASSLGKKKIEKLELFDDIDDLNEALDKVDEAMKLVSIQGRMPLGGLSDISLYLEKANRDGILQGEELLKFLNHLECIQNVKNYLLSSEVETIYLQELSDGLVEHPHLMNEIRRCILPDGQVSDQASPTLSHLRKQMRQIQSQIRLKMDSLVKDSQEMLSIDQITTKNDRLVLPVKAGYKSQVSGLIHAQSATGQTLYIEPEVVVGMNNQLSVYQSEENEEIARILYELSQIVKGHYYHFRFNLEILEELDFIFAKAQYGYLHHCCRPTVEENGEQVTLKEARHPLIDEKKVVANDIILSQHRMLLISGSNTGGKTVTLKTAGLLSLMAICGMPVPCLEACIPLFDNIYADLGDEQSIEQSLSTFSSHMMKIIDILKHATDKSLVILDEVGSGTDPQEGESLAEAILTRFIEMGTFVLASTHYGKLKTFAKEHPEILMAAVSFDLEAMRPTYHLKLDSVGQSYAIEIAQLLGLDQQMIEQAQNLKLASMSEHERLMEVLEKKEEQLSLQQMQLDDLMAQNQKLEKQYRHQIHQLDQQKNELLQKAKDEANSLLEEAKENIDLIVASMQSTSLKQHEIIQAKHDLDQMKFMNQEQVVKQEHVLKVGDHVKVTKMNREGDIIEVLKNHMIMVSLAGLNVKLHEDEVVFMHPQTKVKKVKKASVKKTTMNKTGTYEINVIGKRYEEAMALVDKFLDDAIVLGYPHVRVVHGMGTGALRKGIRKMLDKNKHVVSYRDGGPNEGGLGATLVYFE from the coding sequence ATGAAAACAATATATGAAACATTAGAAATGAATGAAATCAAACATCAAATCCAAAACTATTGTGCATCTTCTTTAGGAAAGAAGAAAATTGAGAAATTGGAACTTTTTGATGATATTGATGATTTAAATGAAGCATTAGATAAAGTTGATGAAGCTATGAAATTGGTATCCATTCAAGGGAGAATGCCGCTTGGTGGATTAAGTGATATTTCACTCTATTTAGAGAAAGCAAATCGGGATGGGATATTGCAAGGTGAAGAACTTTTAAAGTTCCTTAATCATCTAGAGTGTATTCAAAACGTAAAGAATTATTTATTATCAAGTGAAGTTGAAACAATTTATTTACAAGAGTTAAGTGATGGATTGGTTGAACATCCTCATCTGATGAATGAAATCAGAAGATGTATTTTGCCTGATGGTCAGGTGAGTGATCAGGCAAGTCCTACTTTGAGTCATTTAAGAAAGCAAATGAGACAAATTCAATCACAGATTCGTTTAAAAATGGATTCTTTGGTCAAAGATTCTCAAGAGATGCTTTCTATTGATCAAATCACAACCAAAAATGATCGTTTAGTATTGCCTGTAAAAGCAGGATATAAAAGTCAGGTAAGTGGATTAATTCATGCTCAAAGTGCGACTGGACAAACGCTTTATATTGAACCTGAGGTTGTCGTTGGTATGAATAATCAATTAAGTGTATATCAAAGTGAAGAAAATGAAGAGATAGCCCGCATTCTTTATGAGTTATCACAAATTGTAAAAGGGCATTATTATCATTTTCGTTTTAATTTAGAAATTTTAGAAGAACTTGATTTTATTTTTGCAAAGGCACAATATGGTTATTTGCATCACTGTTGTCGTCCAACAGTTGAAGAAAATGGAGAGCAAGTGACTTTAAAGGAAGCACGTCATCCTCTTATTGATGAGAAGAAAGTGGTAGCAAATGATATTATTTTATCTCAACATCGTATGTTATTGATTAGTGGAAGTAATACAGGTGGAAAGACAGTAACACTTAAGACCGCTGGATTATTATCTTTAATGGCAATATGTGGAATGCCAGTTCCTTGTTTAGAAGCATGTATTCCTTTGTTTGATAATATTTATGCTGATTTGGGAGACGAACAGTCAATTGAACAATCGCTTTCAACATTTTCAAGTCACATGATGAAAATTATTGATATTTTAAAACATGCAACTGATAAGAGTCTGGTTATTTTAGATGAAGTTGGTTCAGGTACTGATCCTCAAGAAGGAGAAAGTTTAGCAGAAGCCATCTTAACGCGTTTTATTGAAATGGGAACTTTTGTTTTAGCGTCTACACATTATGGAAAATTAAAGACATTTGCTAAAGAACATCCTGAAATTTTAATGGCAGCTGTTTCTTTTGATTTAGAAGCAATGCGACCAACTTATCATTTGAAACTTGATAGTGTCGGACAATCATATGCAATAGAAATTGCACAATTATTAGGATTGGATCAGCAAATGATTGAACAAGCTCAAAACTTAAAATTGGCTTCTATGAGTGAACATGAACGTTTAATGGAAGTGTTAGAGAAAAAAGAAGAACAATTATCATTGCAGCAAATGCAATTGGATGACTTAATGGCCCAAAATCAGAAACTTGAAAAACAGTATCGTCATCAGATTCATCAATTGGATCAGCAAAAAAATGAATTATTACAAAAAGCAAAAGATGAGGCTAATTCACTTTTAGAAGAAGCCAAAGAAAATATTGATCTTATTGTTGCATCAATGCAGTCTACTTCTTTAAAACAACATGAAATTATTCAAGCTAAACATGATTTAGATCAAATGAAATTTATGAATCAAGAACAGGTTGTAAAACAAGAACATGTTTTAAAAGTTGGAGATCATGTCAAAGTGACAAAAATGAATCGAGAAGGCGATATTATTGAAGTTCTTAAAAACCATATGATTATGGTTTCGCTTGCTGGATTAAATGTGAAATTGCATGAAGATGAGGTTGTTTTTATGCACCCTCAAACCAAAGTCAAAAAAGTGAAAAAAGCAAGTGTGAAAAAAACAACTATGAATAAAACAGGAACATATGAAATTAATGTTATTGGAAAGCGTTATGAAGAAGCAATGGCATTGGTTGATAAGTTTTTAGATGATGCTATTGTTTTAGGATATCCACATGTGCGTGTTGTTCATGGAATGGGAACTGGAGCTTTACGTAAGGGAATTAGAAAAATGTTAGATAAGAATAAACATGTTGTCTCTTATCGAGATGGTGGACCTAATGAAGGTGGATTAGGTGCAACTTTGGTTTATTTTGAATAA
- the rnhC gene encoding ribonuclease HIII, translating to MEPIILKVKDSTLEKMKKYYDSQMVPVDDTNLIFKAHAIGCDIIAKIDGTVELSGQNALQEAKHWSKKVAKELANLTSNVDDVFPFHHIGCAETGSADYLGPICVVACYVTEDDVELLKELNIDDMAHLSNQDIVNCAKLIKDKLVYSLLILDNSHYNKMVQEGFNQANIKAKLYNQATVNVMQKVKQNVKVKVINQFVSPKTYFNYLKNEVIVVKDLMFESDAEKKYMAIVAAEILSRYAYLQYYANMTKSLKMNLCRGTSTAVDTIAAKIATKYGEKMLMKVAKLNFTNTKRVKALIEDQ from the coding sequence GTGGAACCAATTATACTTAAAGTGAAAGATAGTACATTGGAGAAAATGAAAAAATATTATGATAGCCAAATGGTTCCAGTTGATGACACAAACCTTATATTTAAAGCGCATGCTATTGGTTGTGATATCATTGCAAAAATTGATGGAACAGTTGAATTAAGCGGACAAAATGCCTTGCAGGAAGCCAAACACTGGTCTAAAAAAGTAGCGAAAGAACTCGCAAATTTAACATCTAATGTTGATGATGTTTTCCCTTTTCATCATATTGGATGTGCTGAAACAGGTTCAGCTGACTATCTTGGCCCTATTTGTGTTGTCGCATGTTATGTGACAGAAGATGATGTTGAATTATTAAAAGAATTGAATATTGATGATATGGCTCATCTTTCTAATCAGGATATTGTGAATTGTGCAAAATTAATTAAAGACAAATTGGTTTATAGTCTATTAATTTTAGATAATTCACATTATAACAAAATGGTTCAAGAAGGTTTCAATCAAGCAAATATTAAAGCAAAGCTTTACAATCAGGCTACAGTTAATGTAATGCAAAAAGTCAAGCAAAATGTAAAGGTCAAGGTGATCAATCAATTTGTTTCTCCAAAAACATATTTTAACTATCTTAAAAATGAAGTTATAGTTGTCAAAGACTTAATGTTTGAATCAGATGCTGAAAAGAAATATATGGCAATTGTCGCTGCTGAAATCCTTTCTCGCTATGCCTATCTACAGTATTATGCAAATATGACCAAAAGTCTAAAAATGAATCTCTGTCGAGGTACAAGCACAGCTGTGGATACTATCGCTGCAAAGATTGCCACTAAATATGGCGAAAAGATGTTGATGAAGGTTGCTAAACTTAATTTTACAAATACCAAAAGAGTTAAAGCGCTCATTGAAGATCAATAA
- a CDS encoding GerMN domain-containing protein, whose product MNKKIGVISVLIICLTFVSYIYLRKDTKREESQDVYLKTVVFKDSDNELIPISINFHSQVELEEEVRNCIDFMKSEELIAYGLYPVLSKDLEVESIQVKNKILTINFNDQLYSNQDALDIIEALTFTMTDNQDIQQLKLQIQGKDVSYLPNSTIPLSSLTHDLGLNNFEDASTLLHQTIPVMVYNQKIINQYSYYVPTTIRIDENESLKSQVQTILSYVQSKIHLIDAKLDNGLLTIDIDSNVLLDNEKIDQSLEDLIVLSLSSLKDVEDVEIKINGEDVRTKQSSQIEYNYIKI is encoded by the coding sequence ATGAACAAGAAAATAGGTGTTATTTCAGTTTTAATAATATGTTTGACATTTGTATCCTACATTTATTTACGTAAGGATACAAAGCGTGAAGAAAGTCAGGATGTGTATTTAAAAACGGTAGTGTTTAAAGATAGTGATAATGAATTAATTCCTATTTCAATCAATTTTCATAGTCAGGTTGAATTAGAAGAGGAAGTTAGGAATTGTATTGATTTTATGAAATCTGAAGAGTTAATTGCTTATGGATTATATCCAGTCTTGAGTAAAGATTTAGAAGTTGAATCAATTCAGGTAAAAAATAAAATATTGACTATTAATTTTAATGATCAGTTATATTCAAATCAGGATGCTTTAGATATTATTGAAGCATTGACATTTACAATGACTGATAATCAGGATATTCAACAGTTAAAATTACAGATTCAAGGCAAAGATGTTTCCTATTTACCTAATAGTACAATCCCATTATCATCATTAACACATGATTTAGGATTAAATAATTTTGAAGATGCATCTACATTATTGCATCAGACAATTCCAGTAATGGTTTATAATCAAAAAATCATTAATCAATATTCATATTATGTACCAACAACAATTCGAATTGATGAAAATGAATCATTAAAATCTCAAGTGCAGACGATTTTAAGTTATGTTCAAAGTAAAATACATCTTATTGATGCAAAACTAGATAATGGATTATTAACAATTGATATTGATTCAAATGTTTTGCTTGATAATGAAAAGATAGATCAGAGTTTAGAAGATTTAATTGTTTTATCATTGTCATCTTTAAAAGATGTTGAAGATGTTGAAATAAAAATTAATGGAGAAGATGTAAGAACAAAACAATCTTCACAAATTGAATATAACTATATAAAAATATAA
- a CDS encoding RluA family pseudouridine synthase produces MEDIKIRIIEEQSGKRIDKVLAQMLPDFSRTQIQQLMTGGHVCVNDKVVKASYKVENQDEVLVHIPEPESSDILPENIPLKIVYEDQDVIVVDKPSGMIVHPSAGIYTGTLVNALLYHCQDLSGINGVMRPGIVHRIDKETSGLLMVAKNDMAHQSLSEQLQEHTVTRRYLALVHGLIPHEFGRIEAPIGRDPHDRQKMTCTDKNAKEAITNFKVLERFKDMSLVECRLETGRTHQIRVHMQYIGYPVYGDPQYGLRRDDTTHGQYLHAKILGFIHPRTGEEMYFESDLPDYFEEKLTELRNQME; encoded by the coding sequence ATGGAAGATATCAAAATCAGAATTATAGAAGAACAGTCGGGAAAGCGCATTGATAAAGTTTTAGCTCAAATGCTTCCTGATTTTTCAAGAACACAAATTCAACAGCTGATGACAGGCGGTCATGTTTGTGTTAATGATAAAGTTGTAAAAGCAAGTTATAAAGTTGAAAATCAAGATGAGGTTTTGGTTCATATTCCTGAACCAGAGAGTTCAGATATTTTACCAGAAAATATCCCTTTAAAGATTGTCTATGAAGATCAGGATGTCATTGTTGTTGATAAACCAAGTGGGATGATTGTTCATCCTTCAGCTGGGATTTATACTGGAACATTGGTGAATGCACTCTTATATCATTGTCAGGATTTATCTGGCATTAATGGTGTAATGCGTCCGGGAATTGTTCATCGTATTGATAAAGAGACAAGTGGTTTATTGATGGTTGCTAAAAATGATATGGCCCATCAAAGTCTTAGTGAACAATTACAGGAACACACGGTGACACGACGTTATTTGGCATTGGTTCATGGTTTGATTCCTCATGAATTTGGACGTATTGAAGCTCCGATTGGACGTGATCCTCATGATCGTCAAAAAATGACATGTACTGATAAAAATGCAAAAGAAGCAATTACAAATTTTAAGGTTCTTGAACGTTTTAAAGATATGTCTTTAGTTGAATGTCGTTTGGAAACGGGTCGTACACATCAAATCCGTGTACATATGCAATATATTGGTTATCCTGTTTATGGTGATCCACAATATGGATTAAGACGTGATGATACGACGCATGGACAATATTTACACGCCAAAATTCTTGGATTTATTCATCCAAGAACTGGAGAAGAAATGTATTTTGAAAGTGATTTGCCAGATTATTTTGAAGAAAAATTAACAGAATTACGCAATCAAATGGAGTAG
- the murI gene encoding glutamate racemase, producing MERPIGIFDSGVGGLTVLTHLQTELPHENMIYIGDNIHCPYGEKSKEQLLSYTRQICDFFISQNVKMIVLACNTTSANVLSELQVLYPQIPIVGVIHSTVHDFLNRDTKNVLVIATQATIQSHKYQELIHHYHPDINVYELATPKLVPLIESGEYKNGIENTLNHYLQPYLDKVDSLILGCTHYPIVLGQIQKVFPDKEYISSSESICQEVSSYLKVHQMYCQQTKLGEIKIYTTGNPKEFRYSSEGFFHYQQLNIEHLQF from the coding sequence ATGGAGAGACCAATTGGAATATTTGATTCAGGCGTTGGTGGATTGACTGTTCTGACGCATTTACAAACAGAATTACCACATGAAAATATGATATATATTGGTGATAACATTCATTGCCCTTATGGCGAAAAAAGTAAGGAACAGTTATTATCGTATACACGTCAAATTTGTGATTTCTTTATATCACAAAATGTAAAAATGATTGTCTTGGCATGTAACACAACAAGTGCTAATGTCTTATCAGAATTACAAGTTCTTTATCCCCAAATTCCAATTGTGGGTGTTATTCATTCAACTGTTCACGATTTTCTAAATCGTGATACAAAAAATGTTCTTGTGATTGCTACACAGGCAACCATACAATCACATAAATATCAGGAATTAATTCATCATTATCACCCTGATATCAATGTTTATGAATTAGCAACTCCAAAACTCGTTCCTCTCATTGAATCGGGTGAATATAAAAATGGGATTGAAAATACATTAAATCACTACCTGCAGCCTTATTTGGATAAAGTTGATTCGTTAATATTGGGATGTACTCATTATCCAATAGTTCTTGGTCAGATTCAAAAAGTATTTCCAGATAAAGAGTATATTTCAAGTAGTGAATCTATTTGTCAGGAAGTGTCTTCTTATTTGAAAGTTCATCAAATGTACTGTCAACAAACAAAATTAGGTGAAATCAAGATTTATACAACGGGAAACCCTAAAGAGTTTCGTTATTCATCAGAAGGATTTTTTCATTACCAGCAATTAAATATTGAACATTTGCAATTTTAA
- a CDS encoding CvpA family protein — protein MNFQMIDLIFVVFFIFMAIVGYIKGFVTRLYDFAGTIIVLFLSYFLAKPMSSIIMIYKYDTTDAFASMVGQMINQIVVFVILLVVLMIIKKLLGLAIKPVLKGLMQTFSLTSFVDKVLGLILSVIESLIIAYLVLVFAVIPFVNNGAAIIQDSFIASRIIQLVPDVSQSVMDMSQYLKTDQNTQFDSPETLTKLMLSAIDMNLIDSQQAEKILSENILNQLNEKNITLTPKQKQQIEVILEESGYSKNELMDILGKINVSGE, from the coding sequence TTGAATTTCCAAATGATTGATCTTATTTTTGTCGTTTTTTTCATATTTATGGCAATTGTTGGCTATATAAAAGGTTTTGTAACAAGATTATATGATTTTGCAGGGACAATTATTGTTTTGTTTTTATCATATTTTTTGGCAAAACCAATGTCTTCTATTATAATGATATATAAATATGATACAACTGATGCTTTTGCATCTATGGTAGGTCAAATGATTAATCAGATCGTTGTTTTTGTTATCTTATTAGTTGTTTTGATGATTATAAAAAAATTATTAGGTCTTGCAATTAAACCAGTGTTAAAAGGTTTGATGCAGACATTCTCATTAACTTCTTTTGTAGATAAAGTTTTAGGGTTAATATTAAGTGTTATAGAAAGTTTGATTATCGCTTATTTGGTTCTTGTTTTTGCTGTTATTCCTTTTGTGAATAATGGAGCAGCTATAATTCAAGATTCCTTTATAGCAAGTCGCATTATTCAATTGGTTCCTGATGTGAGTCAATCTGTCATGGATATGAGTCAGTATTTAAAAACTGATCAGAATACCCAGTTTGATTCTCCTGAAACATTAACAAAATTGATGTTATCAGCAATAGATATGAATCTCATTGATAGTCAGCAGGCTGAAAAAATATTATCTGAAAATATTTTGAATCAGCTCAATGAAAAAAATATCACTTTAACACCAAAACAAAAACAGCAAATTGAAGTAATTTTAGAAGAATCTGGATATTCCAAAAATGAACTTATGGATATCCTAGGAAAAATAAATGTGAGTGGTGAATAA